From a single Apium graveolens cultivar Ventura chromosome 2, ASM990537v1, whole genome shotgun sequence genomic region:
- the LOC141706069 gene encoding uncharacterized protein LOC141706069: MENSAGKTQHDINLAARKAQEAALRRYQATEWLHSLVGPLGISNQPSEEEFISCLRNGLVLCNAINTIQPGSIQKVVESHLPSESPSLDSQPLPAFQYFENVKNFLVAAEELKLTTFEASVLERDNLEAGSSTKVVDCILELKALHDWKQMNGGNGFNKPPRSQFAMLTAGKINSQVSEVFDPHRRLSMTGSCNRETPTESETQNLEELIVATLAQYMVDKKENFEANLLASIHSRNPAAVKILCKNMLSCLNEQEHRKMQPEVKRRTLGDLLKEECDVHLRTTKLMESSSILGTNECCGACLDKGYCNHEKLLMMQENELSKLKSLLSRTKAEFEDLQSQLQKDMKVLESQVREMSTAALGYYKVVKENENLHNKVEVLKGGLEKTLKIVDVSPEEAELQKELESLKTALSKKELQSSKMTVLMEIKSPSGKSKSATDKTSASARRPSTDSSGIDRREKPQLNKLEEAKLLHSASVITSPPRRLCIENRSTQNPEKSSSSRRLSVENRSTQKVEKSSSVRRLSTGTSIMDRLGKAQEPNYLFEKAVTISKRIPHNSRRLSSDGGQHAQTAYLEDQKVKTPSVHDRTRRLSLEGQKYVNKDSVISERSGLPRAAMSASKPKVYTSIGDFRPEVSRQMDPKSPLYPVSDSHVVRLENGRKVPSSLEPPGTPEAVYARSQLTSESLESQTASMKSTVNGKTSQIRKSLRAIGKLINGSEKRNVEKRMETTFDATNRMHDLKLPVARDARMLRSHSLTGTWPPVTSSTPSFGIISSGNRLLHARSPSPVRASDKSPGHGL, encoded by the exons ATGGAGAATTCTGCGGGAAAAACTCAACATGATATCAACTTAGCTGCAAGGAAAGCCCAAGAAGCAG CCTTGAGAAGGTACCAAGCTACTGAATGGCTCCACAGCCTAGTTGGGCCTCTTGGCATATCTAATCAGCCATCTGAGGAAGAATTTATTTCTTGCTTGAGAAATGGTTTGGTCCTGTGCAATGCGATTAACACGATTCAGCCGGGATCAATTCAAAAG GTCGTTGAGAGTCACTTACCATCTGAATCACCTTCTTTGGACTCCCAGCCGTTGCCAGCGTTTCAATATTTTGAAAATGTTAAGAATTTTTTGGTAGCAGCAGAAGAGTTGAAGCTAACGACTTTCGAAGCATCTGTCCTTGAAAGG GACAATTTGGAGGCTGGATCATCAACTAAGGTAGTTGATTGCATTTTGGAGCTTAAAGCTTTACATGATTGGAAACAGATGAATGGAGGAAATGGATTTAATAAGCCTCCGAGGTCCCAGTTTGCAATGCTTACTGCTGGTAAAATTAATTCGCAAGTTTCAGAGGTTTTCGATCCTCATAGGCGATTATCAATGACTGGAAGCTGCAATAGAGAAACACCTACTGAGAGTGAAACACAGAATCTTGAAG AGTTAATTGTGGCAACTCTTGCTCAATATATGGTGGATAAAAAGGAAAATTTTGAGGCTAACCTTCTTGCATCCATCCACAGTAGAAATCCG GCTGCAGTCAAAATCTTATGCAAGAATATGTTAAGCTGTTTAAATGAACAAGAACATAGGAAAATGCAACCAGAG GTAAAACGACGCACCCTTGGTGATCTTTTAAAAGAAGAATGTGATGTGCACTTGAGAACTACTAAATTAATGGAAAGTTCTTCAATTCTTGGGACAAATGAG TGTTGTGGCGCTTGCTTAGATAAAGGTTACTGCAACCATGAAAAGCTTCTCATGATGCAAGAAAATGAACTATCA AAACTTAAGTCATTGCTATCAAGAACCAAGGCTGAGTTTGAAGACTTGCAGTCTCAGTTGCAAAAGGACATGAAAGTTCTAG AGAGTCAGGTGCGAGAGATGTCTACGGCAGCTCTTGGGTACTATAAGGTTGTAAAAGAGAACGAGAACTTGCACAACAAGGTTGAGGTTCTCAAAG GAGGTCTTGAGAAAACCTTAAAGATAGTTGATGTTAGCCCAGAAGAGGCGGAACTTCAAAAAGAG CTTGAGAGCCTTAAAACGGCGTTGTCTAAGAAGGAACTTCAGAGTTCCAAAATGACTGTTCTCATGGAAATCAAATCACCTTCAGGTAAGTCAAAATCAGCGACCGACAAAACTTCGGCAAGTGCTCGAAGGCCAAGCACTGATTCTTCCGGCATAGACAGACGAGAGAAACCACAATTAAATAAACTCGAAGAAGCAAAATTGTTACATAGTGCTTCTGTGATAACTTCGCCTCCCCGAAGGTTGTGCATTGAGAATCGCTCCACCCAGAATCCAGAGAAATCATCCAGTTCCCGAAGGTTAAGCGTTGAGAATCGTTCCACCCAGAAGGTGGAAAAATCATCAAGTGTCCGAAGGTTAAGCACCGGAACTTCCATTATGGATAGATTGGGGAAAGCACAGGAACCTAATTATCTGTTTGAGAAAGCTGTGACAATTTCCAAGAGAATTCCCCATAATTCCCGAAGGTTAAGCAGTGATGGTGGACAACATGCACAGACAGCATATCTGGAAGACCAAAAGGTCAAAACTCCTTCTGTACATGATCGAACCAGAAGGCTAAGTTTGGAAGGTCAGAAATATGTGAACAAAGACTCCGTGATTTCAGAAAGGTCTGGTCTGCCTCGGGCTGCAATGTCAGCTTCAAAGCCAAAAGTGTACACTAGTATAGGTGATTTTAGACCCGAGGTATCTCGTCAAATGGATCCTAAGAGTCCCTTGTATCCTGTTTCTGATAGTCATGTGGTAAGACTTGAAAATGGAAGAAAAGTTCCATCTTCCCTTGAACCACCCGGAACTCCAGAGGCTGTCTATGCCAGAAGTCAGCTGACTAGTGAGTCGTTGGAGTCACAGACAGCTAGCATGAAATCTACTGTAAATGGAAAGACGTCTCAAATAAGGAAATCACTTCGGGCTATTGGGAAACTGATCAACGGCTCCGAGAAGAG GAATGTGGAGAAACGGATGGAAACAACTTTTGATGCCACAAATAGGATGCATGATCTGAAGTTACCAGTTGCACGTGATGCGAGGATGCTGAGAAGTCATTCACTGACCGGGACTTGGCCCCCAGTCACGTCAAGTACACCCTCATTTGGAATAATTTCAAGTGGCAATC GTTTATTGCATGCCCGTTCACCTTCTCCAGTCCGTGCTTCTGACAAGTCACCGGGACATGGGCTTTAA